One stretch of Alcaligenes faecalis DNA includes these proteins:
- a CDS encoding translocation/assembly module TamB domain-containing protein: MAWVRRWFRYFALWGIPFVVIALLLVCGFVYWVLASQAGTRWALRTALPYAQGSAQGVRGTIWDGLSIDHLVLGLPDTHVDIERLRLQANWKELWERRLHVVELSAQKVDVALTSSDAPKSDEPFKMPELPISIAVDKLALGQFLLTQDGTPLPVAIADLSSALALDSDSAQLRLYDLMVANESIRAGFQGEVELAGLEAPYPARADIQVIARGLTADSPICAKQYLPAYAEQSKSGKPAVKVVADQSKKTGAAETVKTSAKAAAAPAAAQADKQTADKAAEKSSEKTSEKAAEQSAEPAKTATTQQGQSEASAPSHAAPASQPVDQPVDAHGVAGVISSEPEGSAGLVDEERIQEPVAVPEPEPLPDCVVNAQITLNGSLEQATLLLNGHGQGYSLDASAELSPLDSVPVRQAKLAVKLPDESSLDADFAWDATQEGVHVQDHFKGQFRSDKLDLHALLGDVLPDALINTQGQFDVILADKEQLLSADVDVQLLQGSRWNKQTAIGQIKAKASAPAQPGQPDWWRLLSVSDVLTDMKIGDNQVLLKGGFGMSGKAELDLLAKVSRAEQLWPGLELGKASAEGQLRGDIAHHTLQLKGQYDLGGKAKGQLGQGLAEADLALEGGWHFADQGKAAYWDGKVNRLVADHAGLIVRLQSALPVRFTDALRAPEPPAQVAKADAQADAKDQAKVEGDVAGQGTAKEEATTSATAQTAASSAPAAAEQAKAQAGASENAADKAAKAPKTPEPLAPWSVRVGAGTLSTTVDGEPWINLRHQESSYQPGQWASRGELLDLVLSEPRIARLLRKVGVEENADKAKGGVKIVKHKKTQPPEIDIKARWDLKFNGALSGQVRVDRVAGDVQVFAEPPMSLGLEDLSIVINAKPTSATTSRLDAQMDVRTKEMGYVTAKAQTPIHGLALNENDRKTVSIQANIDDLSWTRLFLGDAMELGGRLNADVNIDVGAKWAWTSRGTVTGRELRFTRLDDGIRLIDGQLDARFDGDIFRLESLSFPARPRVEPQEWRTATWLKESPDAKDGKLTVSGQWNLSTQQGAFGVDIFRFPILQRSDRYAMMSGNIALNMELPRIAITGKVEADAGWFNLDMLGGIPTVDSDVVIVRAGDEPASEPSQAATDMSMEIDVDLGPRFYLTGYGVNSGLVGSLRVTMIGGKLTGMGALRTRGGRIELYGQKLMLKRGTVTFQGDITSPILDIEALRTGQAVEAGVKVAGTARKPRIDLVSYPEVSEVEKLSWLLLGHGPDDSGGDMALLLSVGTSFLGDGEPFYRKFGIDEVAMRSGDLGSAGSILPVESVVKSLNSGTSNEERKFIAISKALTADISVSLEQAMADTGTVGRASYRLARGLTAEVSAGTVNGLALIYRWFSKD; this comes from the coding sequence ATGGCCTGGGTTCGGCGCTGGTTCCGATATTTCGCCTTGTGGGGCATTCCCTTTGTGGTGATTGCCCTGCTGCTTGTTTGCGGCTTTGTGTATTGGGTGCTGGCCAGTCAGGCCGGGACACGCTGGGCCTTGCGTACGGCTTTGCCCTATGCGCAGGGCAGCGCTCAAGGGGTACGCGGAACAATCTGGGATGGCTTGAGTATCGACCACTTGGTGCTGGGTTTGCCGGATACCCATGTGGATATCGAGCGTTTGCGCTTGCAGGCCAACTGGAAAGAGCTGTGGGAACGCCGCCTGCACGTGGTGGAGCTGAGCGCTCAGAAAGTGGACGTGGCCTTGACCTCCTCGGATGCGCCCAAGTCCGACGAACCCTTCAAAATGCCCGAGCTGCCGATCAGCATTGCCGTGGACAAGCTGGCCTTGGGTCAGTTCTTGTTGACGCAGGATGGCACGCCCTTGCCGGTCGCGATTGCGGACTTGTCCTCGGCGCTGGCCTTGGATTCCGACAGCGCGCAACTGCGTCTGTACGATTTGATGGTGGCCAATGAGTCCATTCGCGCTGGGTTTCAGGGCGAAGTGGAATTGGCGGGCCTGGAAGCGCCTTACCCGGCACGAGCCGATATTCAAGTCATTGCTCGCGGTTTGACGGCCGATTCGCCTATTTGTGCGAAACAGTATTTGCCTGCTTATGCAGAGCAGTCGAAATCTGGCAAACCTGCCGTGAAGGTAGTAGCCGATCAGTCCAAAAAAACAGGTGCCGCTGAAACGGTCAAGACCAGTGCCAAGGCTGCAGCAGCTCCCGCTGCTGCGCAAGCTGACAAACAGACTGCAGATAAAGCAGCAGAAAAATCATCAGAAAAAACGTCGGAAAAAGCTGCAGAGCAAAGTGCCGAACCTGCAAAGACTGCGACAACACAGCAAGGTCAATCTGAGGCCAGCGCACCGAGTCACGCAGCTCCTGCCAGCCAGCCAGTCGATCAGCCAGTAGACGCCCATGGTGTCGCCGGAGTCATCAGCTCCGAGCCCGAGGGCAGTGCAGGTCTTGTCGATGAAGAACGTATCCAGGAGCCGGTTGCTGTTCCTGAGCCCGAGCCTTTGCCTGATTGTGTGGTCAACGCTCAAATCACCTTGAATGGCTCTCTGGAACAGGCCACCTTGCTGCTCAACGGTCATGGCCAAGGCTATAGCCTGGACGCCAGCGCAGAGTTGAGCCCGCTGGACTCCGTGCCCGTGCGTCAGGCCAAGCTGGCTGTGAAATTGCCGGACGAGTCTTCGCTGGATGCGGATTTCGCCTGGGATGCCACCCAGGAAGGTGTGCACGTTCAGGATCATTTCAAAGGCCAGTTCCGCAGCGACAAGCTGGATCTGCACGCCTTGCTGGGTGATGTGCTGCCAGACGCCCTGATCAATACCCAAGGTCAGTTCGATGTGATCCTGGCGGATAAAGAGCAATTGCTCTCTGCTGATGTGGATGTGCAGCTTTTGCAGGGCAGTCGCTGGAACAAGCAGACCGCTATCGGGCAGATCAAGGCCAAAGCTTCGGCACCGGCTCAGCCGGGCCAGCCAGATTGGTGGCGATTGCTGTCGGTTTCGGATGTGCTTACCGATATGAAGATTGGTGACAACCAGGTTCTGCTGAAAGGTGGCTTTGGAATGTCCGGCAAGGCCGAGCTGGATTTGCTGGCGAAGGTCTCTCGTGCCGAGCAGCTGTGGCCTGGTCTGGAACTGGGCAAGGCTTCGGCAGAAGGGCAGTTGCGTGGCGATATTGCTCATCACACCTTGCAGCTGAAAGGCCAATACGATTTGGGTGGCAAGGCCAAGGGGCAGTTAGGTCAAGGTCTGGCCGAGGCCGATCTGGCTCTGGAAGGTGGCTGGCACTTTGCCGATCAGGGCAAGGCCGCGTATTGGGATGGCAAGGTAAACCGTTTGGTAGCTGACCATGCCGGATTGATCGTGCGTTTGCAGTCGGCTCTGCCTGTACGCTTTACCGATGCTCTGCGAGCACCGGAGCCTCCGGCTCAAGTTGCCAAGGCAGATGCACAAGCAGATGCCAAGGATCAAGCCAAGGTAGAAGGTGATGTAGCAGGCCAGGGTACTGCCAAGGAAGAAGCGACTACGTCAGCGACCGCACAGACGGCTGCTTCGTCTGCTCCAGCGGCAGCAGAGCAAGCGAAGGCACAAGCTGGCGCTTCCGAAAACGCAGCTGATAAAGCAGCAAAAGCTCCCAAGACCCCCGAGCCATTGGCTCCCTGGTCAGTCCGAGTCGGTGCCGGTACCTTGAGCACCACAGTTGATGGTGAGCCCTGGATCAACCTGCGTCACCAGGAGTCCAGCTACCAGCCTGGCCAATGGGCCAGCCGTGGTGAATTACTGGATCTGGTCTTGTCCGAGCCCCGCATCGCGCGCTTGCTGCGTAAAGTTGGCGTAGAAGAAAACGCTGACAAGGCCAAGGGTGGCGTTAAGATTGTTAAGCACAAGAAAACCCAGCCGCCTGAAATTGATATCAAAGCCCGTTGGGATCTGAAATTTAATGGCGCCTTGTCTGGACAAGTGCGCGTCGACCGCGTTGCCGGGGATGTGCAGGTCTTTGCGGAACCGCCCATGTCTTTGGGCCTGGAAGACCTGAGTATCGTCATCAATGCGAAGCCTACTTCGGCCACGACCAGCCGTCTGGATGCTCAGATGGATGTGCGTACCAAGGAAATGGGTTACGTCACCGCCAAGGCGCAGACTCCCATTCACGGGCTGGCCCTGAACGAGAACGATCGTAAAACGGTTAGCATTCAAGCCAATATCGACGACTTGAGCTGGACGCGCCTGTTCCTGGGTGATGCCATGGAATTGGGCGGCCGTCTGAACGCGGACGTGAATATTGATGTGGGCGCGAAATGGGCCTGGACCAGCCGTGGCACGGTAACGGGCCGCGAGTTGCGCTTCACCCGTCTGGATGACGGTATCCGTCTGATTGATGGTCAGCTGGATGCTCGTTTCGATGGCGATATTTTCAGGTTGGAGTCCTTGAGCTTCCCGGCTCGCCCACGGGTAGAGCCGCAAGAGTGGCGTACGGCGACCTGGCTGAAAGAAAGCCCGGATGCCAAGGATGGCAAGCTGACGGTGTCGGGACAATGGAATCTGAGCACTCAGCAAGGGGCTTTTGGCGTCGATATTTTCCGCTTCCCGATTCTGCAACGTTCCGACCGTTACGCCATGATGTCCGGCAATATCGCCTTGAACATGGAATTGCCGCGCATTGCGATTACCGGCAAGGTCGAGGCCGATGCGGGCTGGTTCAACCTGGACATGCTGGGTGGCATTCCTACCGTCGATAGCGATGTGGTGATTGTGCGGGCAGGTGACGAGCCTGCTTCCGAGCCTTCCCAGGCCGCTACTGACATGAGCATGGAAATTGATGTGGACCTGGGCCCGCGCTTTTACCTGACGGGTTACGGCGTGAACTCCGGTCTGGTCGGCAGCCTGCGCGTCACCATGATTGGCGGCAAGCTCACCGGCATGGGTGCTTTGCGCACTCGCGGGGGCCGTATCGAGCTATACGGTCAAAAACTGATGCTCAAGCGCGGAACCGTGACCTTCCAGGGCGACATTACCTCGCCTATCCTGGACATCGAAGCCTTGCGTACCGGCCAGGCGGTAGAGGCAGGTGTTAAGGTAGCCGGTACGGCTCGCAAGCCCAGAATCGATCTGGTGTCCTATCCGGAAGTCAGTGAAGTTGAGAAACTGTCCTGGCTCCTGCTGGGCCACGGCCCGGATGATTCCGGTGGCGATATGGCCTTGCTGCTTAGCGTGGGTACCTCTTTCCTGGGCGATGGTGAACCCTTCTATCGCAAGTTCGGGATTGATGAAGTGGCCATGCGCTCGGGCGATCTGGGCAGTGCCGGTAGCATTTTGCCGGTGGAAAGTGTGGTCAAATCCCTGAACAGCGGCACCAGCAACGAAGAGCGCAAGTTTATTGCGATCAGCAAGGCACTGACGGCGGACATTTCCGTTAGCCTGGAGCAGGCCATGGCCGATACCGGTACGGTGGGTCGGGCCAGCTACCGCCTGGCGCGGGGCCTGACAGCCGAGGTCAGTGCCGGTACGGTAAACGGTCTGGCCCTGATTTACCGCTGGTTCTCGAAGGATTGA
- the dcd gene encoding dCTP deaminase, producing MSIKSDRWIRRAAAQGMIEPFEPGQVRNVDGQRIVSYGTSSYGYDVRCANEFKIFTNINSTIVDPKAFDEKSFVDFVGDVCIIPPNSFALARTVEYFRIPRSVLTMCLGKSTYARCGIIVNVTPLEPEWEGHVTLEFSNTTPLPAKIYAGEGCAQMLFFESDEVCEVSYRDRGGKYQGQLGVTLPRT from the coding sequence ATGAGTATCAAAAGCGACCGTTGGATTCGGCGGGCTGCTGCCCAGGGCATGATCGAGCCTTTCGAGCCAGGCCAAGTGCGCAATGTAGACGGACAACGTATCGTCAGCTACGGCACCAGCAGCTATGGCTACGATGTGCGTTGTGCCAACGAATTCAAGATTTTCACCAACATCAACTCGACCATCGTGGACCCCAAGGCCTTCGATGAAAAATCCTTTGTGGATTTCGTCGGTGATGTGTGCATTATTCCGCCCAATTCCTTTGCGCTGGCCCGCACGGTTGAGTACTTCCGTATTCCCCGCAGTGTGCTGACCATGTGTCTGGGCAAAAGCACCTATGCCCGTTGCGGCATCATCGTGAACGTGACCCCGCTGGAACCCGAATGGGAAGGCCACGTCACCCTGGAGTTTTCCAACACCACCCCGCTGCCCGCCAAGATTTACGCCGGTGAAGGGTGTGCACAGATGTTGTTCTTTGAAAGCGATGAAGTGTGCGAAGTGTCGTACCGCGACCGCGGCGGCAAATATCAAGGTCAGCTAGGCGTTACCCTGCCTCGTACCTAG